In one Mucilaginibacter sp. PAMB04168 genomic region, the following are encoded:
- a CDS encoding M48 family metalloprotease → MKKSFIHLAVTGLLISTAPIASAQIKLNAKGLGAIGKGVKAVTFSDADAAKLAGEAVAYMDTHNPVAAENDPYTVRLKKLFAKHQNEGGMKLNFKVYKVKDINAFACADGSVRVFSSLMDIMTDEELLGIIGHEIGHVANKDSRDAVKSAYKREAMMDAAASQSGVVNTLSESQLGSFATALLDSKYSRKQESEADDYSYNFMKQHNYKVTALASAFKKFADMEKSSGTERSKSEKMLSSHPDSSERAAKVIEKAKKDGLAG, encoded by the coding sequence ATGAAAAAATCTTTCATTCATTTAGCCGTTACTGGACTTCTGATATCGACCGCGCCAATTGCTTCTGCGCAAATCAAACTTAATGCTAAGGGCTTAGGTGCCATTGGCAAAGGTGTAAAAGCAGTAACTTTTTCTGATGCTGATGCAGCTAAGCTGGCTGGAGAAGCAGTGGCTTATATGGATACACACAACCCTGTGGCTGCAGAAAATGATCCTTATACGGTAAGGTTAAAGAAGTTATTTGCCAAACACCAGAATGAAGGTGGCATGAAGCTTAATTTTAAGGTATACAAGGTAAAAGATATTAATGCTTTTGCCTGTGCAGATGGAAGTGTCCGGGTGTTTTCATCATTAATGGACATCATGACGGATGAGGAACTTTTAGGTATAATTGGACATGAAATTGGCCATGTAGCTAATAAGGATTCCAGAGATGCTGTAAAAAGTGCCTATAAAAGAGAGGCTATGATGGATGCAGCAGCTTCGCAATCGGGGGTGGTTAATACACTTTCTGAAAGCCAGTTGGGCAGTTTTGCCACAGCTTTGTTAGATAGTAAGTACAGCCGGAAACAAGAGAGTGAAGCCGACGATTATTCCTATAACTTTATGAAGCAGCATAATTATAAAGTAACGGCATTAGCCAGCGCTTTTAAAAAGTTTGCTGATATGGAAAAATCATCCGGAACGGAAAGAAGCAAGTCTGAAAAAATGTTGAGTTCACACCCAGACAGCTCGGAACGTGCAGCAAAGGTAATAGAGAAGGCTAAAAAGGATGGCTTAGCAGGTTAA
- a CDS encoding DUF4153 domain-containing protein produces MAFKLPSINRLFNYVVSTIKRFPFEFLFALAGTWSAVSLSSSYLYGYVADQWYARTLMMAAIGMPLSLAVSLYEIHKGWPDSRLRSLRYIAAGAAVAFLFIFKPDVYPQHYIHLALLFIAMHLLVSFAAFTGKGNTLAFWHFNKTIFIRLLTGLLYSLVLGAGLSAAFGVVDNIFGVNLNWNYLRYIWILIFGLFNTLFFLAGIPEQMQNADAVGNYPKGLKFFSQYILIPLASIYLAILLAYEVKILVEWTLPKGLVSALILGYAGLGLLAMLLVYPLRDQEGNGWIRVYSRYFYMFLLPLVVLLILAVTKRIDSYGITQYRYFLIVLAAWLLFLIGYFLFYKKATIKAIPISLFLIIMLIIYGPQSATTVSLNSQRAILLNLFAREKLVKQGKLMPVDERKVKPYTAVRMASTLDYILKRYDFQALQPLLGINLEQQENTLRKSWQNNTNIVFDEDSFKIYRTNWVQSYLKLGGYEYRQQYSEEQLENELNTNYYIHTKEALLNLKGYDYMLVKETYADTVSIDTVSGYLIRQGDSFEYDSMILNIGKNKFNFLVTDLAKQIMKQTENLKPYEDQNTPQGLDKRYLLPQKMLRLSQTKSGITVMAQVQEMSFDYTKKYGVRVNSVRAYYFIKFNK; encoded by the coding sequence ATGGCCTTCAAGTTACCGTCAATTAACCGCTTATTCAATTATGTGGTAAGTACCATAAAGCGGTTTCCGTTCGAATTTTTATTTGCACTGGCCGGAACCTGGTCAGCTGTATCACTTTCCTCCAGCTATCTTTACGGGTACGTTGCCGACCAATGGTACGCGCGTACACTTATGATGGCCGCTATTGGTATGCCACTCAGTTTGGCTGTCTCCCTTTATGAAATTCATAAAGGATGGCCTGATAGCAGGCTGCGTTCGCTTCGATACATAGCAGCAGGAGCAGCGGTGGCGTTTCTGTTTATTTTCAAGCCCGATGTATATCCACAGCATTACATACATTTGGCGTTATTATTTATTGCTATGCATTTGCTGGTATCATTTGCCGCATTTACAGGTAAAGGTAATACACTCGCGTTTTGGCACTTCAATAAAACCATATTTATTCGGTTACTAACCGGGTTACTATATAGTTTGGTATTAGGGGCAGGCTTAAGTGCCGCGTTTGGCGTAGTTGATAACATATTCGGCGTAAATTTAAATTGGAACTACTTACGGTACATCTGGATCCTGATTTTCGGCCTTTTTAATACTTTGTTCTTTTTGGCCGGGATACCCGAACAAATGCAAAATGCAGATGCCGTAGGCAACTACCCGAAAGGGCTAAAGTTTTTCAGTCAATATATTTTAATCCCCTTAGCCTCTATTTACCTGGCCATACTACTGGCTTACGAGGTTAAAATTTTGGTAGAATGGACCTTGCCCAAAGGCTTGGTTTCGGCCCTTATTTTAGGTTACGCAGGGTTAGGCTTACTGGCAATGTTGCTGGTTTATCCGCTTCGCGACCAGGAAGGCAACGGCTGGATCAGGGTTTACAGCCGGTATTTTTATATGTTTTTGCTGCCGCTTGTGGTACTTTTGATATTAGCTGTTACCAAACGGATTGACAGTTATGGCATAACGCAATACCGTTATTTTTTAATAGTACTGGCAGCCTGGTTATTGTTTTTAATCGGCTACTTCCTCTTTTACAAAAAGGCTACTATTAAAGCTATACCCATTTCATTGTTCCTGATCATTATGCTGATCATCTACGGACCGCAAAGCGCTACCACCGTGAGTCTCAATTCGCAAAGAGCAATTTTATTAAACCTGTTTGCCCGCGAAAAGTTAGTTAAACAGGGCAAGCTGATGCCTGTAGACGAGCGGAAGGTGAAGCCATACACGGCCGTACGTATGGCCAGCACACTCGACTATATTTTAAAGCGCTATGATTTTCAAGCATTGCAGCCATTACTGGGTATAAATTTAGAGCAACAAGAAAACACACTCAGAAAAAGCTGGCAGAACAACACAAACATCGTATTTGACGAAGACAGTTTTAAAATATACCGCACGAACTGGGTACAAAGCTATTTAAAACTGGGTGGGTATGAATACCGCCAGCAATACAGTGAAGAGCAACTGGAGAACGAGTTGAATACCAACTACTATATTCACACAAAAGAAGCGTTGTTAAATTTGAAGGGTTATGACTACATGTTGGTTAAAGAAACCTATGCTGATACCGTAAGCATTGATACCGTATCTGGCTATTTAATAAGGCAGGGTGATAGCTTTGAATATGATAGCATGATTTTGAATATTGGTAAAAATAAATTCAACTTCCTGGTAACAGACCTGGCTAAACAGATAATGAAGCAAACCGAAAACTTAAAGCCGTACGAAGATCAAAACACGCCGCAAGGGTTGGATAAAAGGTATCTACTGCCACAAAAAATGCTCCGGCTTTCTCAAACAAAATCGGGTATAACCGTAATGGCACAAGTGCAGGAAATGAGTTTCGATTATACCAAAAAATATGGCGTTAGGGTTAACTCTGTTCGTGCCTATTACTTTATAAAATTTAATAAGTAA
- a CDS encoding WG repeat-containing protein, with protein MMVSGIMMLAKAQKAENWYRYYDAEKDTYGYKDAQGKIKISARFTGITPTPTFKNIIAVTEGRTNKSYYLLKNGQKVAKDSLYAWDMTYDCEQEGKIRFRDRVTDRVGFLDNNGKVVIPAVYNDARPFYNGLSLVIHNGKRICADGTPYKADLCEHWSWNGITALINNRGEIIADSVDITAIENLNWFSCKIVDSVADTTLYTSFKTKKGKYYTFINYQKEFTNWLYNQFLINLKSKALLLNCFDEIIVERVWKQTLRKTYSKAAFIREYGALLQKKMAAVKQGQVEVTIIKEELNAFTYSKQFKPFYTDCGEPNIARYPSFDVITSHYDGNHQLSYQEHFSFLKTGNGYKLIALALNPGYNSL; from the coding sequence ATGATGGTATCAGGAATCATGATGTTAGCCAAAGCACAAAAGGCTGAAAACTGGTATCGCTATTACGACGCAGAAAAAGACACCTACGGTTATAAAGATGCCCAAGGAAAAATAAAAATTTCAGCACGTTTTACCGGCATAACGCCGACCCCCACCTTTAAAAATATAATTGCTGTTACAGAAGGAAGAACTAACAAATCTTATTACCTTTTAAAAAACGGGCAAAAAGTTGCGAAAGACAGTTTGTATGCATGGGATATGACTTACGACTGTGAGCAGGAGGGTAAAATCAGATTTCGTGACCGGGTTACAGACCGGGTTGGCTTTTTGGATAACAATGGCAAAGTTGTTATTCCGGCTGTTTACAATGATGCACGCCCCTTTTATAATGGACTGTCATTAGTGATCCATAACGGTAAACGCATTTGTGCAGATGGTACGCCCTACAAAGCCGACTTGTGTGAACATTGGAGCTGGAATGGTATAACTGCATTAATAAATAACCGGGGGGAGATTATAGCTGATAGTGTTGATATAACAGCTATAGAAAACTTAAACTGGTTTTCTTGCAAAATTGTTGACAGTGTTGCAGATACAACGTTATACACATCGTTCAAGACTAAAAAAGGAAAGTATTATACCTTTATTAACTACCAAAAGGAATTTACTAATTGGCTTTACAACCAGTTTCTCATCAATTTAAAAAGCAAAGCTTTATTGCTTAACTGCTTTGATGAAATTATTGTAGAACGAGTATGGAAGCAAACGCTTAGAAAAACTTACAGCAAAGCTGCTTTTATAAGAGAATATGGTGCATTACTGCAAAAAAAGATGGCTGCTGTTAAACAAGGGCAGGTAGAAGTGACGATCATAAAGGAAGAGCTTAATGCGTTTACTTATAGTAAGCAATTCAAACCCTTTTATACAGATTGTGGAGAACCTAATATTGCCAGGTATCCATCATTTGATGTGATAACGAGCCATTATGATGGTAACCATCAGCTTAGTTACCAGGAACACTTTTCGTTTCTCAAGACAGGCAATGGGTATAAGCTTATAGCCCTGGCATTAAATCCTGGTTATAACAGCTTGTAA
- a CDS encoding lysozyme inhibitor LprI family protein — translation MMIVFTSYGAWAQSQTAMNMNAGSAYEKADKELNAVYRKILKEYAAQPQFIKKLKVAQRLWIQLRDAELAAKYPERGSYGSVAPMCESIYLETLTKERTKFLRMWLTGIPEGDVCAGSVKSK, via the coding sequence ATGATGATTGTCTTTACCAGTTATGGTGCATGGGCGCAATCACAAACGGCCATGAACATGAATGCTGGTAGCGCCTATGAAAAAGCAGATAAGGAACTTAATGCCGTTTACCGGAAAATTTTGAAGGAATATGCTGCCCAGCCACAATTTATAAAAAAGCTTAAAGTTGCGCAACGCTTGTGGATACAGCTTCGTGATGCAGAGTTAGCAGCTAAGTATCCCGAAAGAGGCAGTTACGGCTCAGTTGCACCAATGTGCGAATCTATCTATCTGGAAACCTTAACCAAGGAAAGGACTAAATTTTTACGGATGTGGCTAACCGGTATTCCTGAAGGTGATGTATGTGCCGGTTCTGTCAAAAGCAAGTAG
- a CDS encoding SPFH domain-containing protein, whose protein sequence is MGLINFFKEQFAAVIEWKDQSQDVLFFKYPFKSDEIKDASKLIIGPGQGCLLVYEGKVTGVMEQEGIYELQTDNDPFITTLFKLMQGFESEHKLKIYFFRKAEVTNQGWGTSNRVKYEEPVYRFPVSLGAYGNYSFKLTDAKLFLTEIAGLSDLFTVAQSQMLIQSRIEQQLTVTLATSAYSILQIDSKLDALAEELKTRLNNNFSSLGFELTNFKVQGASFDQQTQQQINQIANARAGILAAEQAGLSYTEMEKLQALRDAARNENGVAGAGLLINLGDTVGNRTDKPNNKQTDAVTQLEKLKALFDKGIITQDEFDAKKKQWLDKL, encoded by the coding sequence ATGGGTCTTATTAACTTTTTTAAAGAGCAGTTTGCAGCAGTAATTGAATGGAAAGATCAATCGCAAGATGTTTTATTCTTTAAGTATCCGTTTAAAAGCGATGAGATAAAAGATGCCAGTAAACTTATTATAGGGCCAGGGCAAGGTTGCTTGCTGGTGTACGAGGGAAAGGTTACCGGTGTAATGGAACAAGAAGGTATTTACGAATTGCAAACTGATAACGATCCGTTTATTACCACTCTTTTTAAACTGATGCAGGGGTTTGAAAGCGAGCACAAACTCAAAATTTATTTTTTCCGCAAAGCAGAAGTGACTAATCAAGGCTGGGGCACATCCAACCGGGTAAAGTATGAAGAGCCGGTTTACCGCTTTCCCGTAAGTTTAGGAGCTTACGGCAATTATTCTTTTAAATTAACAGATGCCAAGCTATTTTTAACAGAGATCGCTGGCCTTTCAGATCTATTCACTGTTGCACAAAGCCAGATGCTGATCCAGTCGCGGATTGAACAGCAGCTAACCGTTACACTCGCTACATCTGCGTATTCTATTTTGCAGATAGACAGTAAGCTTGATGCACTGGCCGAAGAATTAAAAACCAGGTTAAACAATAATTTCTCATCACTGGGTTTTGAGCTCACTAACTTTAAGGTGCAGGGCGCATCGTTTGATCAGCAAACACAGCAGCAGATAAACCAAATTGCCAATGCCCGGGCAGGAATTTTAGCTGCAGAACAAGCCGGACTCAGTTATACCGAAATGGAGAAATTGCAGGCTTTGCGGGATGCAGCACGTAACGAAAATGGCGTTGCTGGCGCAGGTTTACTAATTAACCTGGGCGATACCGTGGGTAATCGCACTGATAAACCTAATAATAAGCAAACCGATGCCGTTACTCAATTGGAAAAATTGAAAGCACTGTTTGATAAGGGCATCATAACTCAAGACGAATTTGATGCCAAGAAGAAACAATGGCTGGACAAATTGTAA
- the tssD gene encoding type VI secretion system tube protein TssD — MKTIFAFTSSLLLLFFATHTRAQTEEGRTQIQMTIVVAGKNIVTDLNGISTSLSRNYEETPGIAAKDTSKSKFPGYYSGGFYLTLDAKKISDDLLRVLAKKRNRFDGTITIVDTYGKKPTRTIRFKQASLYSYSDQMSASGYNDTYGAAAISISCQEVSINGIVIEQ, encoded by the coding sequence ATGAAAACGATATTTGCCTTTACTTCTTCACTATTATTGTTGTTTTTTGCTACACATACGCGTGCCCAAACTGAAGAAGGCCGTACTCAAATACAAATGACGATCGTTGTGGCGGGTAAAAACATTGTCACGGATCTGAATGGCATCAGCACTAGTTTATCACGTAATTATGAGGAAACGCCGGGCATTGCAGCAAAAGATACCTCAAAAAGTAAATTTCCCGGTTACTATTCGGGAGGCTTTTATTTAACGCTGGATGCCAAAAAAATTAGTGATGACCTACTGCGTGTACTGGCTAAAAAACGAAACCGGTTTGACGGTACTATTACCATAGTGGATACTTACGGTAAAAAACCCACACGGACCATCAGGTTTAAACAAGCCAGTCTTTATAGTTATTCCGATCAAATGTCAGCATCTGGCTATAATGATACTTATGGTGCGGCAGCTATTTCCATTAGTTGTCAGGAAGTGTCAATTAATGGTATTGTGATTGAACAGTAG
- a CDS encoding TPM domain-containing protein: protein MTYPQYNQSLYHFTTRRALNHLFNFLVAALFFCGLPCYAFQGKPYQSVAEIPNPKDAGTGYVSDPQSLLPPGELDSLNHLLAELNTKTSVEAAVVVINDFKEDEDDFTFATALFRHWGIGKRGANNGLLLFITTNRRQYRFITGYGVEGLLPDATLSKIGENVLVPAFKKQAYGSGIINTMQVISQYLQQPANKKELNSLIARQTSQTIGITNRDIWLAIAIIASVGAGWQIRKFKSPFLNAKHKASNLYADISGWSAFILIGLVCLFSVVIFFFGSISDMLSAIPQALPVIICITIVAYFFFAHLSVLSQLRKFYKDDVNYFGAVGNFYRQAWWHALLSPILLVFVIVQVVQITRLKRRTKPLIDTDGKPMQRINRDSAYDVNKYLSAGQLKEEETGSLVYDIWTTDGSKEIKLVPNDGYHYNDFEACPACGFRTYTQPIEITVERATYTHGGKAKRVQVCRYCNHENFIEFITLAMLVRSTSSGSGSSSSSGSSSSSDSGSSSSGSWGGGSTGGGGAGGKW from the coding sequence ATGACCTATCCTCAGTATAACCAATCGCTATATCACTTCACAACTCGCAGGGCATTAAACCACTTGTTCAACTTTTTGGTTGCCGCACTGTTTTTTTGCGGCTTGCCTTGTTATGCTTTTCAGGGTAAGCCGTATCAATCCGTTGCAGAAATTCCAAATCCAAAGGATGCAGGCACCGGTTATGTGAGCGATCCGCAAAGTTTATTACCCCCCGGTGAACTCGACAGTTTAAATCACTTGTTAGCGGAGTTAAACACTAAAACAAGCGTGGAGGCAGCCGTTGTAGTTATTAATGATTTTAAAGAGGATGAAGATGACTTTACATTTGCTACGGCGCTCTTCCGGCACTGGGGCATCGGTAAGCGCGGGGCCAACAATGGCCTTTTATTGTTCATAACAACCAACCGAAGGCAGTACCGCTTTATAACCGGCTACGGTGTAGAAGGCTTATTGCCCGATGCAACCTTATCTAAGATAGGTGAAAATGTTTTGGTACCAGCGTTTAAGAAACAAGCTTATGGCAGTGGCATAATCAATACTATGCAGGTAATTAGCCAATACCTGCAGCAGCCTGCTAACAAAAAAGAGCTCAATAGTTTAATAGCCAGGCAAACATCACAAACTATAGGCATTACTAATAGGGATATATGGCTTGCCATTGCCATTATAGCATCAGTGGGCGCTGGCTGGCAAATCAGGAAATTTAAGTCGCCTTTTCTGAACGCGAAACACAAGGCTTCTAACTTATATGCAGATATATCAGGATGGTCTGCTTTTATATTAATCGGTTTGGTATGCCTGTTTAGTGTTGTTATTTTCTTCTTCGGTAGCATCAGTGATATGTTATCCGCTATTCCACAGGCCTTACCGGTAATCATCTGCATAACTATTGTCGCTTATTTTTTCTTTGCGCATTTAAGCGTGCTGAGTCAACTACGTAAGTTTTACAAAGACGATGTAAATTATTTTGGCGCAGTCGGTAATTTTTACCGGCAAGCCTGGTGGCATGCGTTATTATCGCCCATCCTGCTTGTTTTTGTTATAGTACAAGTGGTACAAATAACACGATTAAAAAGGCGCACTAAGCCGCTAATTGATACCGACGGCAAACCAATGCAACGTATTAACAGAGATAGTGCGTACGATGTTAATAAGTACCTTTCAGCCGGTCAGCTGAAAGAAGAAGAAACTGGCAGTCTGGTTTACGATATATGGACAACAGACGGTAGCAAAGAGATAAAACTGGTGCCTAATGATGGGTACCACTATAACGACTTTGAGGCATGTCCGGCTTGCGGGTTCAGAACTTACACCCAACCTATTGAAATTACTGTTGAAAGAGCTACCTATACTCATGGGGGCAAAGCTAAGCGGGTGCAGGTATGCCGCTATTGCAACCATGAAAACTTTATTGAGTTTATAACGCTCGCTATGTTAGTACGGTCAACGTCATCAGGTTCGGGGAGTAGCAGTAGTAGCGGTTCATCTTCTTCATCAGATTCTGGCAGCTCATCTTCCGGTAGCTGGGGCGGAGGTAGCACAGGCGGTGGTGGTGCTGGTGGAAAATGGTAG
- a CDS encoding ankyrin repeat domain-containing protein, with product MTKEFDKIKEAYQRNMFAAESDKVDMLSLYKQLPDLGINNDYEENLYHLAARFTDAEAIRFMTKAGLKSAADKYGNSALHALTNTRFDFDDPHLDEKAAKIYDTAQALLDAGINPKKKNDSGKLAYFEAGLLYMYPFLQAMGEAGVRMDVTESGGMNLLHVICEKLGNRKDIKGAIPAVMKTVRILLEKGGIDVEDKDVFDTTPLTYAQRSGVKEVAALISGDESDVATGGMTIHEAVLNRDATAVEALIKSGADLNEIADKYRRTPLMLACEYASAPLVQLLAEGGADVNFKAGNGETAVYYLLTKAMSNLGRGMSQHTKDVVKMLQVLLANGLNVDAAVDNEANTALNLLCQAGHYLADLNSTLAEELIDAGASVNQPNQLGKTPLMSFAERGNEMKYGIAELLLDNDADVTYVDQSGNTALIYAAGNSDHMSGKRIVSLILERDKSTLERVNNTGQTAMDVAIKQNNEAVVKQLIN from the coding sequence ATGACAAAAGAATTTGATAAAATTAAAGAAGCATACCAGCGAAATATGTTTGCGGCAGAAAGCGACAAGGTGGATATGCTAAGCCTGTACAAGCAATTACCGGATCTCGGCATCAATAACGATTACGAAGAAAACCTCTACCACCTCGCAGCTCGTTTTACCGACGCTGAGGCTATCCGGTTTATGACAAAGGCGGGCTTAAAATCAGCTGCAGATAAGTACGGCAACTCTGCGCTGCATGCGCTTACCAATACCCGGTTTGATTTCGACGATCCGCACCTGGATGAAAAAGCCGCAAAAATTTATGATACCGCGCAGGCACTGCTGGATGCCGGCATCAATCCTAAAAAGAAAAATGACTCGGGTAAGCTTGCTTATTTTGAAGCGGGCTTGCTTTACATGTACCCGTTCCTTCAGGCTATGGGTGAGGCGGGCGTCAGGATGGATGTTACCGAATCTGGAGGGATGAACCTGCTACACGTTATTTGTGAAAAATTGGGTAACCGCAAAGATATTAAAGGCGCAATACCTGCGGTTATGAAAACGGTACGCATACTGCTTGAAAAAGGTGGTATTGACGTTGAAGATAAAGATGTGTTTGATACGACGCCACTTACTTATGCACAGCGAAGTGGCGTAAAAGAGGTAGCAGCTCTAATTTCGGGTGATGAAAGTGATGTGGCCACTGGTGGTATGACCATCCACGAGGCGGTTTTAAACCGGGATGCTACCGCCGTTGAAGCCTTAATAAAGTCGGGGGCTGATTTGAACGAAATTGCCGACAAATACCGGCGCACGCCGCTCATGCTGGCTTGTGAGTACGCTTCTGCACCATTAGTACAACTACTGGCTGAAGGTGGTGCTGATGTAAATTTTAAAGCAGGAAACGGGGAAACAGCGGTTTACTATCTTCTTACTAAAGCAATGAGTAACCTGGGCCGTGGTATGAGCCAACACACTAAAGATGTTGTTAAGATGTTACAAGTTCTGCTGGCCAACGGACTAAACGTAGATGCTGCTGTTGATAACGAAGCCAACACCGCCCTGAACCTTTTGTGCCAGGCTGGTCATTACCTGGCTGATTTGAATAGCACGCTGGCAGAAGAATTGATAGATGCCGGAGCCAGTGTTAACCAGCCTAACCAACTGGGCAAAACACCCTTAATGTCATTTGCTGAGCGCGGAAACGAAATGAAATATGGCATTGCCGAACTGTTGCTGGACAATGATGCCGACGTTACTTATGTGGATCAATCTGGCAATACGGCATTGATTTATGCAGCGGGAAATTCGGATCACATGTCGGGCAAGCGGATAGTTTCTTTAATTTTGGAAAGAGACAAATCCACCTTGGAGCGGGTTAATAACACTGGCCAAACGGCAATGGATGTAGCTATTAAGCAAAACAACGAGGCTGTGGTGAAACAACTCATAAACTAA
- a CDS encoding ankyrin repeat domain-containing protein, protein MDNMFLNACKNAQKGIVQAFLKKGGINVDKRDSLGNTPLYYVCSKGAKDIAKLLIDAGADVNLPNNVSETPLHIAARSGSKELIKLLADAGADINAANNSGQSPLFYAVLDYKTETALYLITLGADASVKDNSGYNVLDHATANGMRDLITAISNGSVAQKDDHGNTPLHQAVYNNRSETVQALLKADASNVNELNNDGVTALVLAVNNSNIHLAELLIKNGADVNLHLLNGNSALHYAAGIGNHHIGKLLLNAGADVNSRNSFSETPLLVAAQCGFNDFTALLIENSADVNAVDNESRSAMTFASERGYTEILEQLLTAGADGK, encoded by the coding sequence ATGGATAACATGTTTTTAAACGCATGTAAAAATGCGCAAAAAGGAATTGTACAGGCTTTTCTGAAAAAGGGCGGCATTAATGTAGATAAGCGCGACAGCTTGGGTAATACGCCCTTGTATTACGTTTGCAGTAAAGGAGCCAAAGATATTGCCAAATTATTAATTGATGCAGGAGCCGACGTGAATTTGCCTAATAACGTTAGTGAAACGCCATTGCATATTGCCGCCCGTAGCGGCAGTAAAGAACTCATAAAGCTGCTTGCCGATGCCGGCGCCGACATTAATGCCGCCAACAACAGCGGACAGTCTCCCCTGTTTTACGCCGTGCTGGATTACAAAACTGAAACAGCCCTGTATTTGATAACGCTAGGGGCCGATGCGTCGGTTAAAGACAACTCGGGATATAACGTACTGGATCACGCTACGGCTAATGGCATGCGCGACTTAATTACGGCTATATCAAACGGAAGTGTAGCGCAAAAAGACGACCATGGCAATACCCCGCTGCACCAGGCGGTTTACAACAACCGGAGCGAAACCGTACAGGCACTGCTGAAAGCTGATGCATCCAACGTCAACGAATTAAATAATGACGGCGTTACCGCTCTGGTATTGGCTGTAAACAATTCTAATATTCATTTAGCCGAATTGCTTATTAAAAACGGAGCCGATGTAAACCTGCATCTTTTAAACGGCAACTCAGCCCTGCATTATGCAGCCGGTATTGGAAATCACCATATTGGAAAATTATTACTTAACGCCGGTGCCGACGTCAATTCACGCAACAGTTTTAGCGAAACGCCACTACTTGTTGCTGCGCAATGCGGCTTTAATGACTTTACGGCTCTGCTGATTGAAAACAGTGCAGATGTAAATGCTGTAGACAACGAAAGCCGTAGCGCAATGACGTTTGCCAGCGAGCGCGGTTACACCGAAATTTTAGAACAGCTATTAACGGCAGGTGCAGATGGAAAGTGA